In Methylacidiphilum infernorum V4, a single window of DNA contains:
- a CDS encoding pyridoxal-phosphate-dependent aminotransferase family protein, with amino-acid sequence MSSSKISSLQIPKRLLMGPGPSIVADSILEKMGKAPVGHLDPYFLSLMDEIKVMLREVFQTTNEFTFPISGTGSAGMEFCLVNLVEPQDTILVGINGLFGRRIADLALKLGAHVHTLEVGWGEAIEAEQLEQALKKVKPNLVALVHAETSTGICNPLEELAPIISKSGALFILDTVTSLGGCPVFIDRWSVDATFSATQKCIGAPPGLSPVSFSPKAMEKVAQRKTKIPSWYFDCSLLYGYWGSERSYHHTAPINNNYGLHEALRLILEEGLQKRWERHKNAHLQLKKALSELGLEFFTPENRRLWQLNAVRVPQDKDEALLRKKLLDQYGIEIGPGLGPLKGKIWRIGLMAEGANQENIAKLLESLKQVLKS; translated from the coding sequence ATGAGCAGTTCGAAAATTTCTTCCCTTCAAATTCCCAAGCGGCTCTTGATGGGACCTGGCCCAAGCATTGTAGCCGACTCGATCCTGGAAAAAATGGGCAAGGCTCCCGTAGGACATCTCGATCCCTATTTTCTCTCCTTGATGGATGAAATAAAAGTCATGCTAAGAGAAGTATTCCAAACGACAAATGAATTTACCTTCCCGATCAGTGGAACGGGAAGCGCAGGCATGGAGTTTTGTCTCGTCAACCTTGTAGAACCGCAAGACACGATCTTGGTAGGGATAAACGGTCTATTTGGAAGGCGCATCGCTGATCTCGCCCTAAAGTTAGGAGCCCATGTTCATACCCTTGAAGTAGGATGGGGAGAAGCCATCGAAGCCGAACAGCTCGAACAAGCCCTTAAAAAAGTAAAACCCAATCTTGTGGCCTTGGTCCATGCCGAAACTTCTACGGGAATCTGCAACCCCTTAGAAGAGCTTGCTCCAATAATATCCAAAAGTGGCGCCCTTTTTATCCTTGATACCGTTACTTCCTTGGGGGGATGCCCGGTCTTTATCGACCGTTGGTCCGTTGACGCCACCTTCAGCGCTACACAAAAGTGCATTGGGGCTCCTCCAGGACTTTCCCCCGTTTCTTTTAGTCCCAAAGCCATGGAAAAGGTAGCGCAAAGGAAAACAAAAATTCCCAGTTGGTATTTTGATTGTTCTCTACTCTATGGTTATTGGGGATCTGAACGCTCTTACCACCATACCGCACCGATCAATAATAATTATGGTTTACATGAAGCCTTGAGGTTAATCCTCGAAGAGGGATTGCAAAAAAGGTGGGAACGGCACAAAAACGCCCATCTCCAACTCAAAAAAGCTCTTTCTGAACTTGGGCTTGAATTTTTTACCCCTGAAAATCGCAGGCTGTGGCAACTCAATGCCGTTAGGGTTCCCCAAGACAAGGACGAAGCCCTTTTGCGTAAGAAACTCCTTGATCAATACGGTATCGAAATAGGTCCGGGGTTGGGACCTTTAAAAGGAAAAATATGGCGTATTGGACTGATGGCCGAGGGGGCTAATCAAGAAAATATCGCTAAATTACTTGAAAGCTTAAAGCAGGTTTTAAAAAGTTAA
- a CDS encoding arsenate reductase family protein encodes MAEKLFIYVKSSCSTCRRAVALLEELKVDYEKRDYFIHPLSKEKWAELLKKLDVGFPEILRTKEEVFSELGLGKRQLRQGELVELILKHPELIQRPIVEYGTRAILGRPPEKIKEFLHSLR; translated from the coding sequence ATGGCGGAAAAACTTTTTATCTATGTAAAATCGAGTTGCTCTACTTGCCGTAGAGCGGTAGCCCTGCTTGAAGAACTAAAGGTGGATTACGAAAAAAGAGATTATTTTATCCATCCTCTAAGCAAGGAAAAATGGGCGGAACTTTTAAAAAAACTGGATGTAGGATTTCCTGAAATCCTAAGGACAAAAGAGGAAGTTTTTTCCGAACTCGGGCTGGGGAAAAGGCAACTCCGGCAAGGAGAGCTTGTGGAGCTCATCTTAAAACATCCTGAGCTCATTCAAAGGCCCATTGTTGAATATGGAACGAGAGCCATTCTTGGGAGGCCTCCTGAAAAAATTAAAGAATTTCTCCATTCCCTCCGTTAA
- a CDS encoding TonB-dependent receptor: MTIQKPVAAFYFFKKGFGYFLQFFFFLFWPLKPLGIGLMLAADEQGVNSSSFFLMPEVLVSATSPQNEGQATAEELPRSSVYGPELVTGPVGVIYGPQEFSGGYLDELTKQTYFDRFREDAFYTFGMYGTNFWNIDLGGPIKEGELAYRLVYFGQDGYAPYNYHEGSYLNRQCAYLALSLKPSGTLRLDWNGELDFNDLVPYTGIDRPTQNLIDNGLYQSRNWIGYYTPPAISSSPFGQFHPGVGTPLPGFGYATLWGPLVPLSIKSNIFNIPFDFSCQLYAVSQPISSLELTEERAFVNRWLFPTWVVMPYGIDVADRLELRFNEARKGSKKFWQNLDTGVAFRYLTDLEYSGSWHSTTNQAKRVVPLTFVFASLPLSYALVVSLALLALFLKIPAKSFSQHEGRGGRAKKASCLHNLSYKNRKASRGDYALFFICRDHEDPRWQGSKLALSTARREEGKIQLVSTTILSLFSLCLNCGYTVPPDSSSSVVGTEIMLPEVSVTAAALPASDVLPTESSSVYGMDFSVLDTPRQLTQVSQTLIRSSGMAAQGYIDPLSTAFLIPGSISENSGGMMAAPSVRGMAAQPYINGIQLTALQAGMPLTPFNWNMVESEDITEGPANAVFGQEQPAGGTVNYITKQPYFDRFRGQLWDTTGMYENYMWGADLGGPVDKEHKAAYRLSYMGIENGSYYQPNVHNDQENVYFTLGARPTESYSINFYSDFGTYDFTPMMEWMNRPTTALIQNGLYNTGSLPLSQIQIGTVNNPGFATYAGPLEPISRRMVANNPESEGRAYTGFIQLVQQLQLGDGLLLRNNTFAYYGRNAVVAPASYYTEVAMGDYQIDNRTELITRFGGSNDLSDKISSWEDRLLGKLLVQHQIDAGVEWGFEHNLDYESQLWFGSANAWDILRTNPTSWNFTQTAFFQSLIRNPSAPGGGEWPIPGMPGVYFEPLNGSAGTTDSNYWTVAPFYQHDIQVTDKISILVGARATTYFISSQTPPGTPPELFIQAQTIQELPMVNASVIYKVVPWWTAYFTYDWMYVANVGAVGGFNVYPSGLPSSSFNLKEQLFEGGFKWSLLDNKLYASLAGFSQQIPLFNFVNVPPTPATVTGLEANLTYQPNRHWWMRTGYFFGHGVEDWSGLPSGPPMSQTYSTALALRANLPLNDNLSFPPGTYPFIGWPQQVINAMVTYQAESGFGVTLSALVMSPQFLGYNYATAIPWQYLINGRIFYSQPKWEISLWIYNLTNEHYWLPYAIGSMPDRTNDYGGIVAGLPFWIQGTIAWKF, from the coding sequence ATGACGATTCAAAAGCCCGTAGCTGCTTTCTATTTTTTCAAGAAGGGGTTTGGTTATTTTCTTCAGTTTTTTTTCTTCCTTTTTTGGCCTCTTAAGCCCTTAGGCATAGGGTTGATGCTTGCTGCGGATGAGCAAGGAGTTAATTCTTCTTCTTTCTTCTTGATGCCGGAAGTCCTTGTTAGCGCGACTTCTCCCCAGAATGAAGGGCAAGCGACGGCAGAAGAGCTCCCTCGTTCTTCAGTTTATGGTCCGGAGCTGGTTACGGGGCCGGTGGGCGTGATCTATGGACCGCAAGAATTTTCGGGAGGCTATCTCGATGAACTGACCAAGCAGACTTATTTTGACCGTTTTCGGGAAGATGCTTTTTATACTTTTGGGATGTATGGGACGAACTTTTGGAACATTGATCTGGGTGGCCCCATTAAGGAAGGAGAGTTAGCTTACCGGTTGGTTTACTTTGGCCAGGACGGCTATGCGCCTTATAATTACCATGAGGGTTCCTACTTGAACCGGCAGTGTGCTTATCTTGCCTTAAGCTTGAAGCCATCGGGAACCCTCCGGTTGGATTGGAATGGGGAGCTGGATTTCAATGATCTTGTTCCTTATACGGGCATAGATCGGCCGACTCAAAACCTTATCGATAATGGACTTTACCAAAGCAGGAATTGGATTGGCTACTATACTCCGCCGGCTATTTCATCCAGCCCCTTTGGGCAATTTCATCCTGGGGTAGGAACACCTCTTCCGGGTTTTGGGTATGCCACCTTGTGGGGTCCCTTGGTGCCCTTAAGCATTAAGTCCAATATATTTAACATCCCTTTTGATTTTTCATGCCAACTCTACGCGGTCAGCCAGCCGATCAGTTCTCTTGAGTTAACAGAAGAGCGGGCTTTCGTGAATAGGTGGCTTTTCCCCACCTGGGTCGTCATGCCTTATGGAATAGATGTAGCCGACCGTCTTGAGCTACGGTTTAACGAGGCGAGAAAAGGATCCAAAAAATTCTGGCAAAACTTGGATACCGGGGTAGCTTTTCGTTACCTTACAGACTTGGAATATTCGGGAAGTTGGCATTCGACAACCAACCAGGCAAAAAGGGTTGTCCCCCTAACTTTTGTCTTTGCATCCCTTCCCCTTTCTTATGCCTTAGTTGTTAGCCTAGCTTTATTAGCCTTATTTCTAAAGATACCAGCTAAATCATTCTCCCAACATGAGGGTAGGGGCGGGCGTGCCAAGAAAGCTTCCTGCCTGCACAACCTGTCGTATAAAAATCGCAAGGCTAGTAGAGGGGATTATGCCCTCTTTTTTATCTGCAGGGACCATGAGGACCCTCGATGGCAGGGCTCAAAGCTTGCCTTGTCAACAGCTCGACGAGAAGAGGGAAAGATTCAGTTAGTCTCAACCACGATCCTTTCCCTTTTTTCCCTTTGCTTGAACTGCGGATACACAGTTCCGCCTGATTCGTCTTCATCCGTTGTGGGAACAGAAATTATGCTCCCCGAAGTCTCGGTGACGGCTGCGGCTCTGCCAGCGTCGGATGTTCTTCCGACAGAAAGCTCCTCGGTCTACGGCATGGACTTTTCTGTTTTGGACACTCCGCGGCAACTCACTCAGGTCAGTCAAACCCTCATCCGTTCCTCCGGCATGGCTGCCCAAGGCTATATCGATCCGTTGAGCACCGCTTTCTTGATCCCTGGCTCGATCAGCGAAAATAGCGGTGGTATGATGGCTGCCCCTTCCGTTCGCGGCATGGCTGCACAACCCTACATCAATGGTATCCAATTGACCGCTCTCCAAGCGGGAATGCCACTTACCCCTTTTAATTGGAACATGGTCGAGTCCGAGGATATTACAGAGGGTCCAGCCAACGCCGTCTTCGGACAAGAGCAGCCGGCAGGCGGAACGGTCAACTACATTACCAAGCAGCCCTATTTCGACCGCTTTCGCGGCCAGCTATGGGACACCACGGGCATGTATGAAAATTACATGTGGGGAGCGGATCTAGGAGGACCCGTGGATAAAGAACACAAGGCAGCTTACCGGCTCAGTTACATGGGCATTGAAAACGGAAGCTACTACCAGCCCAATGTCCATAACGACCAGGAGAACGTTTATTTCACCCTTGGCGCTCGACCCACCGAAAGCTACTCGATCAACTTCTACTCCGATTTTGGAACCTACGACTTCACTCCCATGATGGAGTGGATGAATCGGCCAACCACCGCTCTTATCCAGAATGGGCTCTACAATACCGGTTCTTTGCCTCTATCTCAAATTCAAATCGGCACGGTCAATAACCCGGGATTTGCTACCTATGCGGGACCTCTTGAGCCGATTAGCCGAAGAATGGTTGCCAACAACCCTGAATCGGAAGGTCGAGCTTACACGGGATTCATCCAGTTGGTCCAACAGCTTCAACTGGGAGATGGCCTGCTACTTCGCAACAACACTTTTGCCTACTACGGACGGAATGCGGTAGTCGCTCCGGCTTCCTACTACACCGAAGTAGCCATGGGAGATTATCAAATAGACAACCGTACCGAGCTCATAACCCGGTTTGGAGGTTCTAACGACCTATCGGATAAAATCTCTTCTTGGGAAGACAGGCTGCTTGGTAAGCTCCTGGTCCAACACCAGATTGACGCCGGGGTCGAATGGGGGTTTGAACACAATCTCGATTATGAGTCGCAACTATGGTTTGGCAGTGCAAACGCCTGGGATATCCTCCGAACCAATCCCACGAGCTGGAACTTTACCCAGACCGCTTTCTTCCAATCCCTGATCCGTAATCCCTCGGCCCCGGGAGGCGGAGAGTGGCCGATCCCGGGTATGCCCGGCGTCTATTTCGAGCCGCTCAATGGAAGTGCCGGAACGACCGATTCCAACTACTGGACGGTTGCACCCTTCTACCAGCATGATATCCAGGTTACCGATAAGATCTCAATCCTGGTTGGGGCTCGCGCCACTACCTATTTCATTTCGAGCCAAACTCCGCCGGGAACTCCTCCCGAGCTTTTCATCCAAGCCCAAACCATCCAAGAGCTTCCCATGGTGAATGCTAGCGTCATCTACAAGGTCGTTCCCTGGTGGACCGCTTACTTTACCTACGATTGGATGTATGTCGCCAATGTAGGGGCGGTCGGGGGATTTAACGTCTATCCTAGCGGGTTGCCTTCAAGCAGCTTCAATTTAAAGGAACAACTCTTCGAGGGAGGCTTCAAGTGGAGCCTTCTCGATAACAAGCTTTATGCCTCTCTGGCCGGCTTTTCACAGCAAATTCCCCTCTTTAACTTTGTCAATGTTCCACCTACCCCGGCGACCGTGACCGGCCTTGAAGCTAACCTCACCTATCAACCCAATCGTCACTGGTGGATGCGCACGGGCTATTTCTTTGGCCATGGTGTGGAAGATTGGTCCGGCTTGCCCTCCGGGCCACCTATGTCACAGACTTATTCCACTGCCCTTGCCCTACGGGCCAACCTGCCGCTCAACGACAACTTGAGCTTTCCTCCCGGTACCTATCCTTTCATCGGCTGGCCCCAGCAGGTTATCAACGCCATGGTGACCTACCAGGCCGAATCGGGCTTTGGCGTAACCTTAAGTGCCCTCGTGATGAGCCCGCAGTTTCTCGGCTACAACTACGCCACGGCGATCCCCTGGCAATACCTTATTAACGGCCGCATCTTCTATTCCCAGCCGAAGTGGGAAATTTCCCTCTGGATCTACAACCTCACCAACGAACACTACTGGCTTCCCTACGCCATTGGCTCCATGCCCGATCGGACAAACGATTACGGCGGCATTGTTGCCGGCCTGCCATTTTGGATCCAAGGCACCATCGCCTGGAAATTCTAA
- a CDS encoding TonB-dependent receptor: MPLQNPVAASQFFKKGFGYFLQFFFFLFWPLKPLGIGLMLAADEQGVDSSSFSLMPEVLVTATSPQNEGQATAEELPRSSVYGPDLSLLDIPRDVTLISQEQLHTVMTQTVNDLVAFSPSINPTEATGNVVSEPVMRGLPATVFRNGQLVGFSSGGNWGPLPNINADDSLDVVTGPVSIVYGPQEFAGGYVDEVTKQPFFDRFRGTAYYTLGMYDTNMWNIDIGGPIDKEKKLAYRLDYFGQEGYAPYNYYDGSYLNRECAYLALSWKPAEEIRVDWNAELDQNSFLPYAGINRPTQSLIDSGLYQTGSWIGYYTPPATAAQPFGQFHPGQGTPPPGSGYAIDWGSQVPISGRANLFNTPLDSSHQLYAVSQAIATIRLSDELTLVNNTLFEYFQANAAQPIPDPTWVVLPYGVDVADRLEIRWEPEQQRKSFWQSIDSGLAFRFLSDEEYSGSWHPTSNQADMSKPLTPASASTIVPYSLAISPAYANPFLTDIPIPGYPGEYYNVDNFASTQCNFWEISPFVQDILHFGEKASLFLGARVDAYFVNAQPPSGTPAQLIGPSYDATSTSALLPQVTASPTYRIFPWLSWYATYYFGQTTAQSIFGSFAPEFTSTYYHQTQTLYETGLKLSLLRDTLFLGLSAYAQSGFIPAFVLPGGTTPTVSADVQGVQLQGSYRPDRHFWANFGFNYMQGYENWTNTDGVGPTTFTPYPANVAAQYGLPVSQIVSLAPGIYPFIGFPKEYGNLMLTYKTDSGFGVSLWAIAQGGQFLSYDYSVRAPAWYTLNASLFYAAKHWEARIWFYNFTDNHYWIAGAPGFTPARTANLEYAALQMPFWMQAMIRYSF; encoded by the coding sequence ATGCCGCTTCAAAATCCCGTAGCTGCTTCCCAATTTTTCAAGAAGGGTTTTGGTTATTTTCTTCAGTTTTTTTTCTTCCTTTTTTGGCCTCTTAAGCCCTTAGGCATAGGGTTGATGCTTGCTGCGGATGAGCAAGGAGTTGATTCTTCTTCTTTCTCCTTGATGCCGGAAGTCCTTGTTACCGCGACTTCTCCCCAGAATGAAGGGCAAGCGACGGCAGAAGAGCTCCCCCGTTCTTCAGTTTATGGTCCGGATCTGTCCTTGTTAGACATTCCCAGAGATGTGACTTTGATTTCCCAGGAACAGCTCCACACGGTAATGACCCAAACGGTTAACGACTTGGTGGCTTTCAGTCCTTCCATCAACCCCACCGAAGCCACGGGAAACGTGGTCAGTGAACCGGTGATGCGTGGACTTCCGGCCACGGTTTTTCGCAATGGGCAATTGGTGGGGTTTTCAAGTGGGGGGAACTGGGGACCCCTTCCCAATATCAACGCGGACGACTCGCTCGATGTCGTCACGGGACCGGTGAGCATTGTCTATGGGCCACAAGAGTTCGCGGGCGGATATGTTGACGAGGTGACCAAGCAGCCCTTCTTCGACCGCTTCCGGGGCACCGCCTATTACACCTTGGGGATGTACGACACCAACATGTGGAACATCGACATAGGCGGCCCGATCGACAAGGAGAAGAAGCTCGCCTACCGGCTCGACTACTTCGGGCAGGAGGGCTACGCGCCCTACAACTACTATGATGGCTCCTACTTGAACCGGGAGTGCGCCTATCTCGCCCTTTCTTGGAAGCCCGCGGAGGAGATCCGAGTCGACTGGAATGCGGAGCTTGATCAGAACTCCTTTCTTCCCTACGCCGGAATCAACCGGCCGACTCAATCCCTCATCGACTCCGGACTCTACCAGACCGGCTCCTGGATCGGGTATTACACCCCACCGGCTACCGCGGCACAGCCCTTCGGCCAGTTCCACCCGGGTCAAGGGACGCCGCCGCCGGGCTCCGGATACGCGATCGACTGGGGGTCCCAAGTCCCGATCAGCGGCCGGGCCAACCTCTTCAATACCCCGCTCGACTCCTCGCATCAGCTCTACGCGGTGAGCCAGGCGATCGCCACGATCCGACTGAGCGACGAGCTCACCCTCGTCAACAACACGCTCTTCGAGTATTTCCAGGCGAATGCCGCCCAGCCGATCCCGGATCCGACCTGGGTCGTCCTGCCCTACGGGGTCGATGTCGCCGATCGGCTCGAAATCCGCTGGGAGCCGGAGCAGCAGAGAAAAAGCTTTTGGCAGAGCATCGATAGCGGCCTCGCCTTCCGCTTCCTGAGCGACGAGGAGTATTCGGGGAGCTGGCATCCGACGAGCAACCAGGCCGATATGAGCAAGCCATTGACGCCCGCCTCCGCCTCCACGATCGTCCCCTACTCGCTGGCAATCAGCCCCGCCTACGCTAATCCGTTTCTCACGGACATTCCGATTCCGGGCTATCCGGGAGAGTATTACAACGTCGACAACTTCGCCTCGACCCAATGCAACTTCTGGGAGATCTCCCCCTTCGTCCAGGACATCCTCCACTTCGGAGAAAAGGCGAGCCTCTTCCTCGGCGCCCGTGTCGATGCCTACTTCGTCAACGCCCAACCGCCCTCCGGCACCCCGGCACAGCTCATCGGCCCGAGCTACGACGCGACCTCGACAAGTGCCCTCCTGCCGCAGGTCACCGCCAGCCCCACCTACCGGATCTTCCCTTGGCTTTCCTGGTATGCGACCTACTACTTCGGGCAGACGACCGCCCAATCGATCTTCGGCTCCTTCGCTCCGGAGTTCACCAGCACCTACTACCACCAGACCCAGACCCTCTACGAGACGGGCCTCAAGCTCTCTCTCCTCCGCGATACGCTCTTTCTCGGGCTTTCGGCCTATGCCCAGTCTGGATTCATCCCGGCCTTCGTCCTTCCGGGAGGCACAACCCCGACCGTTTCCGCCGATGTCCAAGGGGTTCAGCTTCAGGGGAGCTATCGGCCGGACCGCCATTTTTGGGCGAACTTCGGATTCAACTACATGCAAGGGTACGAGAACTGGACGAACACCGACGGCGTCGGCCCGACCACCTTTACCCCCTATCCCGCAAACGTCGCCGCCCAGTACGGCCTGCCGGTCAGCCAGATCGTCTCCCTCGCCCCGGGCATCTATCCCTTCATCGGCTTTCCCAAGGAGTACGGCAACCTGATGCTCACCTACAAGACCGACTCGGGCTTCGGCGTCTCCTTATGGGCGATCGCGCAGGGAGGCCAATTCCTCTCCTATGACTACTCCGTCCGGGCGCCGGCCTGGTATACCTTGAACGCGAGCCTCTTCTACGCCGCCAAGCACTGGGAGGCGCGGATCTGGTTCTACAACTTCACCGACAACCACTACTGGATCGCGGGAGCACCCGGTTTCACCCCCGCGCGCACCGCGAACCTCGAGTATGCCGCCCTCCAGATGCCTTTTTGGATGCAAGCGATGATTCGTTATTCCTTTTGA
- a CDS encoding TonB-dependent receptor, with protein MVENFDLVEGPPGAVFGATQPSNGYVNYITKQPHFDKFRGYVWDTTGMYENYMWGADIGGPVDKEHKVAYRFSYMGIENGSYYQYVHNNQQNFYFALGYNPSENYQADLYFDYGNADYTPIEVLLDRPTQSLIDNGLYITGFLPPSAVTAGTENNPPANTYLNGELPISRRATVKYPGDIGQANFAMTQLIQRIHVNDNLEIVNNTFFWYQDQTAIRFETYEANVFKGDYEIDNRTEARTHFDTDLGSGHNLLNIKHFIDSGFEFRFQRTLDYQSEVYLGNSWDAITENPQLYNFLLSNNFGSFGLYPIPGSPAGGYFIPLNDETNQTQFFRLSPFYQHQMNFSDKIILFVGTRMDGYFVHSQTPPGTPGFLFQSLNTTQLNPLVNAAITYRPARFVSLYFNYNWQYTTNASGGGGYSPLFPPTAFHLLNQLIEGGVKWNLLNEKLYISLAGFSEDTYLGNIEFPATPASFKGLEANLTFQPDKHFWIRLGYLLEQGIEDWSGFPEGPEMAQTYSTQFAKQYGLPLNND; from the coding sequence ATGGTAGAAAATTTTGACCTAGTCGAAGGGCCCCCTGGTGCGGTGTTTGGTGCAACCCAGCCCTCCAACGGATATGTCAATTATATTACCAAGCAACCCCATTTCGACAAATTCAGAGGTTATGTGTGGGATACTACCGGCATGTATGAAAACTACATGTGGGGGGCTGACATAGGAGGGCCAGTGGATAAAGAACACAAGGTAGCTTACCGGTTCAGTTACATGGGCATTGAAAACGGAAGCTACTACCAGTACGTGCACAACAACCAGCAAAATTTTTACTTCGCCCTTGGATACAATCCGTCGGAAAATTACCAGGCGGATCTTTATTTTGATTATGGGAACGCCGATTACACCCCGATAGAGGTACTCCTCGATAGACCAACCCAGTCTCTAATCGATAATGGCCTTTATATTACGGGATTTTTGCCCCCTTCCGCAGTGACCGCAGGAACTGAAAACAATCCCCCCGCCAACACTTACCTGAATGGAGAACTGCCCATAAGCCGCCGAGCCACGGTAAAATATCCTGGAGACATCGGCCAAGCCAATTTTGCCATGACCCAACTGATTCAAAGAATACATGTGAATGACAACCTGGAGATCGTCAATAACACCTTTTTCTGGTACCAAGATCAAACGGCTATCCGTTTTGAAACCTACGAAGCTAACGTTTTTAAAGGAGATTACGAAATTGACAACCGAACCGAGGCCAGGACCCATTTCGATACAGATTTGGGAAGCGGTCATAACCTCCTTAACATAAAACACTTTATAGATTCGGGTTTTGAATTTCGTTTTCAACGTACCCTCGATTACCAATCCGAAGTCTATCTTGGCAACAGCTGGGATGCGATCACCGAAAACCCTCAACTCTACAACTTTCTTTTGTCGAACAACTTCGGATCCTTTGGGCTCTATCCCATTCCGGGCTCTCCAGCAGGGGGCTATTTCATTCCCCTAAATGACGAGACCAACCAAACCCAATTTTTTAGGCTTTCCCCATTTTACCAGCACCAAATGAATTTTTCTGACAAGATCATCCTCTTTGTTGGAACGAGAATGGACGGTTATTTTGTCCATTCACAAACCCCTCCCGGAACCCCAGGCTTTTTATTCCAATCTCTCAATACAACCCAACTCAACCCTCTTGTCAATGCGGCCATAACATACAGACCGGCCAGATTTGTAAGCCTCTATTTCAATTACAACTGGCAATACACAACCAATGCCTCGGGTGGAGGAGGATACTCTCCTCTCTTTCCCCCCACCGCTTTTCATCTTCTCAACCAGCTTATCGAAGGGGGAGTTAAATGGAATCTCCTTAATGAAAAGCTTTACATTTCCTTGGCAGGATTTTCCGAAGACACCTATTTAGGAAATATCGAGTTTCCTGCTACTCCCGCTTCTTTTAAAGGCTTGGAAGCTAACCTCACCTTTCAGCCGGACAAACATTTCTGGATAAGGCTTGGGTACCTTTTGGAGCAAGGAATCGAAGATTGGAGCGGATTCCCTGAAGGCCCGGAAATGGCGCAAACTTATTCTACCCAATTTGCCAAGCAGTATGGACTTCCCTTGAATAACGACTAA
- a CDS encoding Outer membrane receptor protein, mostly Fe transport has translation MLTYKFDLGLGLTLGAIVLSDQYLGYDYRTRIPLQFVLNSSLFYFSPKWEMRINLFNFTNEKYWLPAGVGMSPTRELDYTSIVAGYPFWAQGTVSYKF, from the coding sequence ATGCTTACTTATAAATTCGACTTGGGCTTGGGACTGACCCTCGGGGCAATCGTTCTATCCGATCAGTATCTTGGTTACGATTACCGGACCAGGATTCCTCTCCAATTCGTTTTGAACAGCTCCCTTTTTTATTTCTCTCCCAAGTGGGAGATGCGGATTAACCTCTTTAATTTTACAAATGAAAAATATTGGCTTCCGGCAGGAGTAGGCATGTCACCCACGAGAGAATTGGACTATACTTCCATAGTCGCCGGCTATCCTTTTTGGGCACAGGGAACCGTTTCCTATAAGTTTTAA
- a CDS encoding endo-1,4-beta-xylanase, giving the protein MTAAMTIAPLLILGIFLFPCKAAPLDAAIPPDSPYGVDINFVVLKNELGLQMADPLLEGLEQAGIGYLRIGLSWTMVEPRPGEWTFSRTDAIVQAALRHHMRILAELGDVPSWASSAPAGSPLSYQYPPRSWNNWAEYVLRVSSRYKGIVTAWKVMNEPGLLNRRIPAWTPQTYARALAIAYKQIHRVEPEAIVLSGCVWWDLPPTAPLMRYYRALVNDAQNPLYKNIDAFNMHYNDIPPSAQARWLRDAREVMARDAGRELPIWIDEVAYPANPEEQNDSGYQGGPEAQARYLLDTLRTNFSDPQVKKVFWTFAFDAPGRTHGPVEYSWGLFAVPAKGQIRPRPALEAYRSYIRDNQGGSP; this is encoded by the coding sequence ATGACTGCCGCCATGACGATAGCTCCGTTGCTCATTTTGGGAATATTCCTTTTTCCCTGCAAAGCGGCACCCCTCGATGCCGCCATCCCGCCGGACAGTCCCTATGGAGTGGACATCAACTTTGTGGTGCTGAAGAACGAGTTGGGGTTACAGATGGCAGACCCTCTTCTCGAGGGCTTGGAACAAGCGGGGATTGGCTACCTTAGGATCGGCCTTTCTTGGACCATGGTAGAACCCCGACCGGGTGAGTGGACATTCAGCCGGACGGATGCCATTGTGCAAGCAGCCTTGCGACATCACATGCGTATCCTGGCCGAGCTGGGGGATGTGCCCTCTTGGGCATCTTCTGCCCCTGCAGGATCGCCGCTCTCCTACCAATATCCTCCACGCAGTTGGAACAATTGGGCTGAGTATGTCTTGCGCGTCAGCTCAAGGTACAAGGGGATCGTCACGGCATGGAAGGTGATGAACGAACCCGGTCTTTTGAACCGTCGCATCCCGGCTTGGACACCGCAAACATATGCCCGTGCCCTGGCCATCGCCTATAAGCAGATCCACAGAGTCGAGCCCGAAGCCATTGTGCTTTCAGGATGCGTATGGTGGGACCTGCCGCCTACCGCACCACTCATGCGCTACTACAGGGCGCTCGTCAATGATGCGCAAAACCCTCTTTACAAGAACATCGATGCCTTTAACATGCACTATAACGATATTCCCCCTTCGGCCCAAGCGCGGTGGCTACGTGATGCCCGCGAAGTAATGGCTAGGGACGCAGGTCGCGAGCTTCCCATATGGATTGACGAGGTTGCCTATCCTGCTAATCCAGAAGAGCAGAATGATTCAGGTTACCAGGGTGGCCCGGAAGCCCAAGCCCGTTACCTGCTAGATACCCTCCGGACGAACTTCTCCGATCCCCAGGTAAAGAAAGTTTTTTGGACCTTTGCCTTTGATGCGCCGGGTCGCACTCATGGACCGGTCGAGTATAGCTGGGGATTGTTTGCTGTGCCCGCCAAGGGCCAGATCAGGCCGCGCCCGGCACTGGAAGCCTACCGCTCCTATATCCGGGACAATCAAGGAGGAAGTCCCTAA